The proteins below come from a single Elusimicrobiales bacterium genomic window:
- a CDS encoding glycosyltransferase family 39 protein, whose product MKRAAIIILALLAAGLAAQCFFPPGLMADEGMWTYIAKVWLKTGVPPYAGGVENKTPGIFYVFAAANTLGENNYLFPRFLAAAMLCGAGILLKRLADMLAGEAAGIWTLAAYCALLLLDKTEAFNLAATESFMICFSILAFYIYARGIEGAKPAAAFWAGAAMGTAVLFKQVALASMAALMAWPFLHKGKTMREKLAQAGIIAGGALAVNIAAEIPLLACGGYWRQYFDCAWLSLFKLLRVPGAATASAGGHWRMFVERWSGWWWFAPPLAVFAALLGRIRYGCAAGIWLLADFCGANLSGDYYTHQFKQVIPSLALACGLAASAVPARAVYASLLALAVAASSGLKLYARWDSRARHDGEFAGLEAGRLTAPGNYVYVCEHRASPAQAYSGRLSPSRYFNTIFVFGESEKKEVLASLEARPPALMLVQGGPPEWIENYISARGYGRIFSSHGYGFYARRA is encoded by the coding sequence ATGAAGCGGGCGGCAATCATCATTCTCGCGCTGCTGGCGGCGGGGCTTGCCGCGCAATGTTTTTTCCCGCCTGGACTGATGGCCGACGAGGGAATGTGGACCTATATCGCCAAAGTATGGCTGAAAACCGGAGTCCCGCCTTACGCCGGCGGGGTTGAAAACAAGACGCCGGGGATTTTCTATGTGTTCGCGGCGGCAAATACTCTCGGCGAGAACAATTACCTGTTCCCCAGATTCCTGGCTGCGGCCATGCTTTGCGGCGCGGGCATTCTGCTCAAACGGCTGGCGGACATGCTGGCGGGGGAAGCGGCGGGAATATGGACACTCGCCGCCTACTGCGCGCTGCTTCTGCTGGACAAGACCGAAGCCTTCAATCTCGCCGCCACGGAAAGTTTCATGATTTGCTTTTCCATACTGGCGTTTTACATTTACGCACGCGGCATTGAGGGCGCAAAACCCGCAGCCGCTTTCTGGGCCGGGGCGGCGATGGGCACGGCGGTGCTGTTCAAGCAGGTGGCGCTGGCCAGCATGGCCGCGCTTATGGCATGGCCGTTTCTGCATAAAGGCAAAACCATGCGCGAAAAATTGGCGCAGGCCGGAATTATCGCCGGCGGCGCACTGGCGGTCAATATTGCGGCGGAGATTCCGCTACTGGCCTGCGGCGGATATTGGCGCCAATACTTTGACTGCGCCTGGCTTTCGCTTTTCAAACTGCTGCGGGTGCCGGGCGCGGCCACCGCGTCCGCCGGCGGGCACTGGCGGATGTTTGTGGAGCGCTGGTCCGGCTGGTGGTGGTTTGCGCCGCCGCTTGCGGTATTTGCCGCGCTGCTGGGGCGAATCCGGTACGGCTGCGCCGCCGGAATATGGCTGCTGGCGGATTTCTGCGGAGCCAATCTCTCCGGGGATTATTACACGCACCAGTTCAAGCAGGTTATCCCTTCGCTGGCGCTGGCCTGCGGGCTTGCGGCCTCCGCCGTTCCGGCAAGGGCGGTTTATGCTTCGCTGCTGGCTCTGGCGGTGGCGGCATCGTCGGGACTGAAGCTGTATGCCCGCTGGGACAGCCGCGCGCGGCATGACGGCGAGTTCGCCGGGCTGGAGGCCGGACGGCTGACCGCGCCCGGGAATTATGTTTACGTCTGCGAGCATCGCGCCAGCCCGGCGCAGGCTTACAGCGGCAGACTGTCGCCCTCGCGCTATTTCAACACCATTTTCGTTTTCGGGGAAAGCGAGAAAAAAGAGGTTCTTGCCTCTCTGGAGGCCAGGCCGCCCGCCCTTATGCTGGTTCAAGGCGGCCCGCCGGAATGGATTGAAAATTACATCTCCGCGCGCGGCTACGGGCGGATATTTTCATCCCACGGCTACGGTTTTTACGCGAGGCGCGCATGA
- a CDS encoding lipid II flippase MurJ — protein MGFIKSETYTRGMFLSLLFNVFARLSGLAASLVIGFYFGAGRGADIYFYSLGAITLVSGFIVALNGAAVIPEMMRIDAARGRRAAIGFANGFLCVYLCAGAAAAAAAFWRPAEIFGALSRFDSEALAGAAPLLRLAGLALAFNIANVFMADVAAANKLFTLPMISNVLLNGAVIACVLASRASAIAAAMTGLVLGGALQSALLAALLRRHAGWDFCTADFRAASRAAGNIFYSQAGNAASLLAGYLPLYLLSGCGQGAVSAMNYARQPADMPHLALTNQFSAVAGIKFNEAAASAKTAAELDPVFSRAARALVFPLACAAAFICAFSGEIMRILYLRGRMDAHTVNEAAAYLMILALAIPFAAFNTLAARLNMAFGRLREAMFYQIFSGMAAAAVFALCVPAWGARGYAAATAVFAALNAAGLWLYFRKVYPGINYSAALEYLAPACAAALAALAAALPAKLIPAGPAWQLAAGFSLYCIAALLINNRYRLNGDIDDFAKSLLRGRPGL, from the coding sequence ATGGGATTTATAAAGAGCGAAACCTATACGCGGGGGATGTTCCTGTCCCTGTTATTCAACGTATTCGCGCGGCTGTCGGGGCTGGCGGCCAGCCTTGTCATCGGATTTTATTTCGGCGCGGGGCGCGGGGCAGACATTTACTTCTACTCGCTGGGGGCGATAACGCTGGTTTCCGGCTTCATCGTGGCGTTAAACGGCGCCGCCGTCATACCGGAAATGATGCGCATTGACGCCGCGCGGGGCCGACGGGCGGCAATCGGCTTTGCCAACGGCTTCCTATGCGTTTACCTCTGCGCGGGGGCTGCGGCTGCCGCTGCGGCATTCTGGCGTCCGGCGGAGATTTTCGGCGCGCTGTCGCGCTTTGATTCCGAGGCGCTGGCGGGCGCCGCGCCGCTGCTGCGGCTTGCGGGACTGGCGCTGGCGTTCAACATCGCAAACGTTTTCATGGCGGATGTGGCGGCGGCGAATAAACTCTTCACACTGCCGATGATTTCCAATGTCCTGCTCAACGGCGCCGTGATTGCCTGCGTCCTGGCATCGCGCGCAAGCGCGATAGCCGCCGCCATGACCGGCCTTGTGCTGGGAGGCGCGCTTCAGTCCGCGCTGCTGGCGGCGCTGCTGCGCCGCCATGCCGGCTGGGATTTTTGCACAGCGGATTTCCGCGCCGCCTCCCGCGCGGCGGGAAACATATTCTACAGCCAGGCGGGAAACGCCGCCTCGCTGCTGGCGGGGTATCTGCCGCTGTACCTGCTGAGCGGCTGCGGGCAGGGCGCGGTCAGCGCGATGAATTACGCCCGCCAGCCCGCGGACATGCCGCATCTGGCGCTTACCAACCAGTTTTCGGCGGTGGCGGGAATAAAATTCAACGAGGCCGCCGCCTCCGCCAAAACAGCGGCGGAGCTGGACCCGGTTTTCAGCCGCGCGGCAAGGGCGCTTGTTTTCCCGCTGGCCTGCGCGGCGGCGTTTATCTGCGCGTTTTCCGGCGAAATAATGCGAATTCTTTATCTGCGCGGCAGGATGGATGCGCACACTGTCAATGAAGCCGCCGCGTATCTGATGATACTGGCGCTGGCCATTCCTTTCGCGGCTTTCAACACGCTGGCGGCGCGGCTGAACATGGCCTTCGGGCGGCTGCGCGAGGCTATGTTTTACCAGATATTCTCCGGCATGGCCGCGGCGGCGGTTTTCGCGCTCTGCGTGCCGGCATGGGGCGCGCGCGGATACGCGGCGGCAACAGCCGTTTTCGCCGCGCTCAACGCGGCGGGGCTGTGGCTCTATTTCAGAAAAGTATATCCCGGGATAAATTATTCCGCCGCGCTTGAATATCTGGCCCCCGCCTGCGCCGCCGCGCTGGCCGCGCTGGCTGCCGCGCTGCCGGCCAAGCTGATTCCCGCCGGCCCCGCATGGCAGCTCGCCGCGGGATTTTCGCTTTATTGCATAGCCGCGCTGCTCATAAACAACAGATACCGGCTCAACGGGGATATAGACGATTTCGCCAAATCGCTGCTGCGCGGCAGGCCGGGGTTATGA
- a CDS encoding glycosyltransferase family A protein encodes MRPTFTVFTATYNRARTLHRVWESLCAQTFRSFEWIVVDDNSADNTAELVESWRAQADFPVRFYRQRKPGKHMASNLAAELAGGELFLPLDSDDGCVPSALERFIFHWRAIPEGERAGFSAVTALAADQHGRPAGGKFPKDILDSDSLEMKYRWRVKGEKWGFQRTDVMRRFPFPDQPHRALPEGIVWSGIARHYKTRYINEVLRIYWIEPRSGAMTGGGFASACAAGYGYWHQNVLNTELDWFRFAPLDFLAAAAHYARFSFHGGLNLSWQWRGLRPAARALWLAAFPLGFLAFLSDKMRDK; translated from the coding sequence ATGCGCCCGACATTCACCGTGTTCACCGCCACATATAACCGTGCCCGCACGCTGCACCGCGTGTGGGAGAGTTTGTGCGCCCAGACTTTCCGTTCCTTTGAATGGATTGTCGTTGACGACAATTCCGCCGACAATACCGCCGAACTGGTGGAAAGCTGGCGTGCTCAGGCGGATTTTCCGGTGCGCTTTTACCGCCAGCGGAAACCGGGCAAGCACATGGCCTCCAACCTGGCGGCGGAACTGGCCGGGGGCGAGCTGTTTTTGCCGCTGGATTCGGACGATGGCTGCGTCCCCAGCGCGCTGGAGCGCTTCATTTTCCACTGGCGCGCCATACCCGAAGGCGAGCGCGCCGGTTTTTCCGCCGTAACCGCTCTGGCGGCGGACCAGCACGGGCGGCCCGCTGGCGGGAAATTCCCCAAAGACATCCTGGATTCCGATTCGCTGGAGATGAAATACCGTTGGCGCGTCAAAGGCGAGAAATGGGGTTTTCAGCGGACCGATGTGATGAGGCGGTTTCCTTTCCCGGACCAGCCGCACCGCGCGCTGCCCGAAGGCATTGTCTGGAGCGGGATAGCGCGCCACTACAAAACCCGCTACATAAACGAGGTTTTGCGGATTTACTGGATAGAGCCGCGCTCCGGCGCGATGACCGGCGGCGGGTTTGCCTCCGCCTGCGCCGCCGGCTACGGCTACTGGCATCAGAACGTGCTTAACACCGAGCTGGACTGGTTCCGTTTCGCCCCGCTGGATTTTCTGGCTGCGGCGGCGCATTACGCGCGTTTTTCATTTCACGGCGGGCTGAACCTTTCGTGGCAGTGGCGCGGGCTGCGTCCGGCGGCGCGCGCGTTGTGGCTGGCGGCCTTTCCGCTTGGTTTTCTGGCTTTCCTGTCCGATAAAATGCGGGACAAATGA
- a CDS encoding fused MFS/spermidine synthase — protein sequence MTTGLPLPALRSGAMKIALPLAFASGAAALVYETVWLRMLVRLFGITVHAVGFATAFFLLGLALGAAIAGKLTLRPGNWLKIYGFAEAALAALAYPASLLLSAAPALSGGNMAAGCLLAGCAILIPSMLMGATLPLLLRACESGLPERDIALVYGVNTLGAVAGTLLAGFFTIAVFGEKDSVLFALSANAGCALSALVLSAKRPPNLPAPEGGAALSRDAMFVLALMAVSGFCAAGYQVLWSRLLTTITGTSIYAFAAMLAVLLGGMGAGSCAAAKLLPKLENPMAAFGLLEIGLAALAACGLVFYRAIGLLKDSPLYLYSPMLSWTDALSFFSGAAVIVAPAAFVMGLIFPLAAGLCAPRSGGAGYVTGRLYLWNTAGCVVGALAAGFALVGLAGVKYGYALLIALNCIIGLAALSRAGVRLSAAAAVAALAIAAAAVPGDPYRAVILNRCRAAYGDMRLLFHEDAASGTVTGVEHGGARTLLINGIIISGNGDNGKVMMQIPAAMNGRPRRALVICFGAGGTFRAASRLAEKTDVVELSAAVLAHAADFSPDAALALRAPGARVFVKDGRNYLLSSRDKYDVIVVDASPPVFSAGAVNLYSKEFLELAKTRLSGGGIYALWLPLPCHEYAALSIIKGFAEVFAHQAVWAHPNMSGGFLVMGSGSAFEWPAGELDKRLSASWGDSSLPRLTERALRGSIAAVDGQISGRLAAYPAVTDDRPLTEFPLGRFWRGEPLMADPGFLRAVF from the coding sequence ATGACAACCGGCCTTCCACTCCCGGCTTTGAGAAGCGGCGCCATGAAAATCGCGCTGCCGCTGGCGTTTGCCAGCGGCGCGGCGGCGCTTGTCTATGAAACCGTGTGGCTGCGCATGCTGGTGCGGCTGTTCGGGATTACGGTCCACGCCGTGGGGTTTGCGACCGCGTTTTTCCTGCTGGGGCTGGCGCTGGGCGCGGCCATCGCCGGAAAACTGACGCTGCGCCCCGGCAACTGGCTTAAAATTTACGGCTTTGCCGAGGCCGCGCTTGCGGCGCTGGCGTATCCGGCCAGTCTGCTGCTGTCCGCCGCGCCTGCCCTGTCCGGCGGGAATATGGCGGCAGGCTGCCTGCTGGCCGGCTGCGCGATACTGATTCCCTCCATGCTTATGGGCGCGACGCTGCCGCTGCTGCTGCGCGCCTGCGAAAGCGGCCTGCCGGAGCGCGACATCGCGCTTGTCTACGGGGTGAACACGTTGGGCGCGGTGGCGGGCACGCTGTTGGCCGGATTTTTCACAATCGCCGTTTTCGGGGAGAAAGACAGCGTTCTGTTCGCGCTGTCGGCCAATGCCGGCTGCGCGCTGTCGGCATTGGTTCTGTCGGCCAAAAGGCCGCCGAACCTGCCCGCGCCGGAGGGCGGGGCCGCGCTTTCCCGAGACGCCATGTTCGTGCTGGCGCTGATGGCGGTTTCCGGCTTTTGCGCGGCGGGGTATCAGGTGCTGTGGTCCCGGCTGCTGACCACAATCACGGGAACATCCATTTATGCCTTCGCGGCGATGCTGGCGGTGCTGCTGGGCGGCATGGGAGCGGGAAGCTGCGCCGCCGCAAAATTGCTGCCGAAACTTGAAAATCCCATGGCGGCCTTCGGCTTGCTGGAAATCGGGCTGGCGGCGCTGGCGGCGTGCGGGCTGGTATTCTATCGCGCGATAGGGCTGCTGAAGGATTCTCCCCTGTATCTGTATTCGCCGATGCTGTCCTGGACGGACGCGCTGTCATTTTTCTCCGGCGCGGCGGTTATAGTGGCTCCGGCGGCTTTCGTGATGGGGCTGATTTTCCCGCTGGCCGCCGGGCTGTGCGCCCCCCGGTCCGGCGGGGCGGGCTATGTAACCGGCAGGCTATACCTCTGGAACACCGCCGGCTGCGTGGTGGGGGCGCTGGCGGCGGGGTTTGCGCTTGTGGGCCTGGCGGGGGTCAAATACGGCTACGCGCTGCTTATTGCGCTTAACTGCATTATCGGGCTGGCGGCTTTATCGCGCGCGGGGGTGCGCCTTTCCGCAGCCGCTGCCGTTGCCGCGCTGGCAATAGCCGCCGCGGCGGTTCCCGGCGACCCGTACAGGGCCGTCATACTAAACCGCTGCCGCGCCGCATACGGCGACATGCGTCTGCTGTTCCACGAGGACGCCGCCTCCGGAACCGTAACCGGCGTGGAGCATGGCGGCGCGCGGACGCTGCTTATCAACGGCATAATAATTTCCGGCAACGGCGACAACGGCAAGGTTATGATGCAGATTCCGGCGGCCATGAACGGCAGGCCGCGCAGGGCACTGGTCATCTGCTTCGGCGCGGGCGGCACCTTCCGGGCGGCCAGCCGGCTGGCTGAAAAAACCGATGTGGTGGAATTGTCCGCCGCGGTGCTGGCCCATGCGGCGGACTTCAGCCCCGATGCGGCGCTGGCGCTGCGCGCCCCCGGCGCGCGCGTTTTTGTCAAAGACGGGCGCAATTACCTGCTTTCCAGCCGCGACAAATACGACGTCATCGTGGTGGACGCCTCCCCTCCGGTTTTCAGCGCGGGCGCGGTGAATTTGTACAGCAAGGAATTTCTGGAGCTGGCGAAAACCCGTCTCTCCGGCGGAGGAATTTACGCGCTGTGGCTGCCGCTGCCCTGCCATGAATACGCCGCGCTGAGCATAATAAAAGGATTTGCGGAGGTGTTCGCGCATCAGGCGGTATGGGCCCACCCGAACATGAGTGGCGGGTTTCTGGTGATGGGTTCCGGCAGCGCGTTTGAATGGCCAGCCGGGGAGCTGGACAAACGGCTGTCCGCCTCATGGGGAGACAGCTCCCTGCCCCGGCTTACAGAGCGCGCGCTGCGCGGCTCAATAGCGGCGGTGGACGGGCAAATCTCCGGCAGGCTGGCGGCGTATCCCGCGGTAACCGACGACAGGCCGCTTACCGAATTCCCGCTTGGCCGCTTCTGGCGCGGGGAGCCGCTTATGGCGGACCCCGGCTTCTTGCGCGCGGTGTTTTGA
- a CDS encoding response regulator, producing the protein MAVKILIVEDEQDLATLLRFIFEKFGYAVMEAHNGQEALDLIDSVAEPPDVIVTDVMMPVLDGYSMVTQLQENPVTRKIPVIIITAKGQTKELFQIANVVGFIEKPFEPKHLKELVDKLVAKK; encoded by the coding sequence ATGGCAGTCAAAATTCTTATAGTGGAAGACGAGCAGGATCTGGCGACGCTGCTCCGGTTTATCTTTGAGAAATTCGGCTACGCCGTCATGGAAGCGCACAACGGGCAGGAGGCGCTGGACCTTATAGATTCGGTGGCGGAGCCGCCGGACGTCATTGTTACCGACGTGATGATGCCGGTGCTTGACGGCTACAGCATGGTCACACAGCTTCAGGAAAACCCCGTAACCCGCAAAATCCCCGTGATAATCATCACCGCCAAGGGCCAGACCAAGGAGCTTTTCCAGATAGCCAATGTGGTCGGCTTCATAGAAAAGCCCTTTGAGCCCAAGCATCTCAAGGAACTGGTGGACAAGCTGGTGGCTAAAAAATGA
- the lysS gene encoding lysine--tRNA ligase has product MTEQHSALDAIISARYEEIRQLRGQGTDVYPHRFALTHTAAAALAAETDAAVACAGRVVQLRLMGKAAFAHIQDMSGKVQLYIKKDELGDAAYDFFKKHIHAGDFAGAEGRMFVTHSGEKTVHVKKLTLLSKAVRPLPEKWHGLQDTETRLRERHLDLLSNENTRKIFASRTRIIRAIRSVFDAEGFLEVETPTLTPNAGGAAATPFVTTHNALKAQLYMRIALELYHKRLIIGGLDRVYEIGKVFRNEGIDTRHNPEFTLLEAYQAYSDYNGMAQLLEKVVSGCAAAMGVEEVDYHGHKISLKPPFKRLYLPELWKQETGEDIHNILNGKAFNRQKLSELAKRLHVEHDENTPSAKLFDRIFDAKLLHHVIQPAFVMDYPTAITPLAKCKPGDEALVERFEFFAGGGEIANAYTELNDPEDQESRLKEQLRQQADEHNDEADIIDRDFITAMEAGMPPTGGIGIGIDRIVMLLTGQPSIREVVLFPAMKEAAAPQPAPGPDEKEETARHPGETLLKIVREDSQPRE; this is encoded by the coding sequence ATGACGGAACAGCATTCCGCCCTGGACGCAATCATAAGCGCCCGCTACGAGGAAATCCGCCAGCTGCGCGGACAGGGAACAGACGTTTATCCCCACAGGTTTGCCCTTACCCACACCGCCGCCGCCGCGCTGGCGGCGGAGACGGATGCCGCCGTCGCGTGCGCCGGGCGCGTCGTGCAGCTGCGGCTGATGGGCAAGGCCGCCTTCGCGCATATACAGGACATGAGCGGCAAGGTGCAGCTCTATATCAAAAAAGACGAGTTGGGCGACGCCGCCTACGATTTTTTCAAAAAGCATATCCATGCGGGCGATTTCGCCGGCGCGGAAGGCCGGATGTTTGTTACCCACAGCGGCGAAAAGACGGTGCATGTCAAAAAGCTGACCCTGCTTTCCAAAGCGGTGCGCCCGCTGCCGGAGAAATGGCACGGCCTCCAGGACACAGAGACCCGGCTGCGCGAGCGGCATCTGGACCTGCTCTCCAACGAGAATACGCGCAAAATTTTCGCCTCGCGCACCAGAATAATACGCGCCATACGCTCCGTCTTTGACGCCGAGGGGTTCCTGGAGGTGGAGACGCCCACCCTTACCCCCAATGCCGGCGGCGCGGCGGCCACGCCTTTTGTCACCACGCATAACGCGCTCAAGGCGCAGCTTTACATGCGCATCGCGCTGGAACTTTATCACAAGCGGCTTATCATCGGCGGGCTGGACAGGGTTTACGAAATAGGCAAAGTCTTCCGCAACGAGGGGATAGACACCCGCCATAACCCGGAATTCACGCTTCTGGAAGCGTATCAGGCCTACAGCGACTACAACGGCATGGCGCAACTGCTGGAGAAGGTGGTTTCCGGCTGCGCCGCCGCCATGGGCGTTGAGGAAGTGGACTATCACGGCCACAAAATATCGCTGAAACCGCCGTTTAAGCGGCTGTATCTGCCGGAACTCTGGAAGCAGGAGACCGGCGAGGATATTCACAACATCCTCAACGGCAAGGCGTTCAACCGGCAGAAACTCTCGGAACTGGCGAAGCGGCTGCATGTGGAGCATGACGAAAACACCCCCTCCGCAAAACTCTTTGACCGGATTTTTGACGCGAAGCTGCTGCATCACGTGATACAGCCCGCTTTCGTGATGGATTATCCCACGGCAATCACCCCGCTTGCCAAATGCAAACCCGGCGACGAGGCTTTGGTGGAGCGTTTTGAATTTTTTGCCGGCGGGGGGGAAATCGCCAACGCCTATACCGAGCTTAACGATCCGGAAGACCAGGAAAGCCGCCTTAAAGAACAGCTCCGCCAGCAGGCCGACGAGCATAACGACGAGGCCGACATCATAGACCGCGATTTCATAACCGCTATGGAAGCCGGAATGCCGCCGACCGGCGGCATAGGAATAGGCATAGACCGCATAGTGATGCTGCTGACCGGACAGCCCTCCATACGCGAGGTGGTCCTGTTTCCCGCGATGAAGGAGGCGGCTGCGCCCCAACCCGCCCCCGGCCCGGACGAGAAAGAGGAGACCGCGCGCCATCCCGGAGAAACCCTGCTGAAAATCGTGCGCGAGGACAGCCAGCCCCGGGAATAG
- a CDS encoding ABC transporter permease: MTFELFVAGRYLKAKRKGLFALVTTLIGVAGVAVGVAALLTTLSVMNGFQGDIQKKIIGAQSHIVIFGQLAPEAYSALEAKALRDPDVAAAAPVVLGQAILAFNKRSFGVMLRGLEPGKERNVSLLENSFTEGGWTPKPRPGEKTVPPPVVLGEELSRNMNIYCGDDVILISPESVNTGLGILPRMKKFRVSGLLKTGYYEFDSAMAYAKLSDASDFLGLGGAATGMEIRLHDMNTARAAAKRLSALAGFPYAVRTFADMNRTLYAALRLEKFVMFIILILIVFVAALNIASNLILLGVEKLRDIGIMRAMGAPPAVIRRIFLWEGFLIGTTGIALGLALGFALCWVIATFNIVELPGDIYYITRVPVQIKLSDVAAIIIGSYGLCFLATIYPAKRASSVSPVEAIHYG, translated from the coding sequence ATGACATTTGAACTTTTTGTCGCAGGGCGGTATCTGAAGGCCAAGCGCAAGGGGCTGTTTGCGCTGGTTACCACTCTTATCGGCGTGGCGGGGGTGGCGGTGGGGGTGGCCGCGCTGCTTACCACGTTGTCGGTGATGAACGGCTTCCAGGGCGATATCCAGAAAAAAATTATCGGCGCGCAATCGCATATAGTGATTTTCGGCCAGCTTGCGCCGGAGGCTTATTCCGCGCTGGAGGCCAAAGCGCTGCGCGACCCCGACGTCGCCGCCGCCGCGCCTGTTGTGCTGGGGCAGGCCATTCTCGCTTTCAACAAACGCTCCTTCGGCGTTATGCTGCGCGGGCTGGAGCCGGGCAAAGAGCGCAATGTAAGCCTGCTGGAAAATTCTTTTACCGAAGGCGGCTGGACGCCCAAACCGCGCCCCGGCGAAAAAACCGTTCCGCCACCGGTTGTGCTGGGCGAGGAATTGTCGCGCAACATGAACATCTACTGCGGCGACGACGTGATTTTGATTTCCCCCGAATCGGTCAACACCGGGCTTGGCATACTGCCGCGCATGAAAAAATTCCGCGTCAGCGGGCTGCTCAAGACCGGCTATTACGAGTTTGACAGCGCCATGGCCTACGCCAAACTCTCCGACGCCTCCGATTTCCTGGGACTTGGCGGCGCGGCCACCGGCATGGAAATCCGGCTGCATGATATGAACACGGCCCGCGCGGCGGCAAAGCGGCTGTCTGCCCTGGCGGGGTTTCCCTACGCGGTGCGCACTTTCGCCGACATGAACCGCACCCTTTATGCCGCGCTGCGGCTGGAAAAATTCGTGATGTTTATAATTCTCATACTGATAGTGTTTGTTGCCGCGCTCAATATCGCCTCCAACCTGATTTTGCTGGGGGTTGAGAAGCTGCGCGACATAGGCATAATGCGCGCCATGGGCGCCCCGCCGGCGGTGATACGGCGCATTTTTCTGTGGGAAGGATTTCTAATCGGCACCACCGGAATTGCGCTGGGGCTGGCGCTGGGGTTTGCGCTGTGCTGGGTTATCGCCACCTTCAACATCGTGGAGCTGCCGGGCGATATTTACTACATAACCCGCGTGCCGGTGCAAATCAAATTATCCGACGTGGCCGCGATAATAATCGGCAGCTACGGACTCTGCTTTCTGGCCACGATATATCCCGCCAAACGCGCTTCTTCAGTTAGCCCGGTGGAAGCCATTCATTACGGCTAG